The genomic DNA ATGTGAATAAAGTATTGCATGTTTGAGCTTCgtgtacacacacacacacacatatatttatatatcccGTGTTACCTATAGGCATCGGATGTCTTGAGGTCCCATTAATTTCTAAACCTGTGACGGTGAATTGATGATATCATGGAATGATGGAGAGGGAACTTAAGTGAAAGAGAAAGAGCCTTTACTGTAAGAATTACTGAATGAGAAACGATTTTGTTTCTTGTTATATGAATCTAAAAAGAAATAAGCTATTCCATGTGTCTAATTGCCATGGCGATTGGACAACCATCACTATGATGCTCTAGCAAGATGTAAACAATACTCATTAGAAAGGTAAAGCGGTAACCatcatctctctctctctctctgtctcTACAGCTGGTCCCGTGCCTTCAAGAGCCAAATGGGTAGTAGGAGACCATTCACGGCGAGGGAAATTTGGGATATTGGTCTCCTCTTTTCTTTTTGCTCTGTTTGTGATTTTGATATTTGATATATGATATATTGGGACTCAAGTGGATGTTCTTTGTGGCttagaaaatgaaaaagataCCTCAACCGTCCCTTGACTAAAGGTGACTGTTCACAGATAGTAGCAAAGGGATCTTATAAATTGCCGTTGTCTGATGTGGTAAGTTTTTGTTCCGTGCTAGTCTCTACTCTCTATGACTTGCTGCTTTTgagtttaaattttgtttagtTGTTCTTTGGTATTGTCAGAACAAAACCCCCATCTACTTGTATGCTTTAGAAATGTAAAAATATGTTATCAATTATTAGTCTTTTATTAGATGATGCTACACAATGGCAGGGAAACACTAGGAAAATCAGCGAACTAGCAATATTAAGCTCTCAGGTCACCAACGACATCATCAAACTTCTCCTACAAGTTTGTAGCGTTTGTCTCACTTAAACTAAATTGTTTCCCTTCCGCTTTTTATTTTCTGAGCAAACTTTCATCTAGATGATCCAAAATCATTGTAGTAGTGATTTCATCTTTAGCTGCATATGCTAATAGGCCTTGCACAAATCGAAGTGCCAAGCCAAAATTTTTAACTTCTTTGAACTTGTTGCTTTGAAGTTTGGTGGCAAATACAGACCATTTCATACTATATGGAATGCACATCTCGATTTATGATTATATTTCAATAATACATGTAATTAGCAAGTTTTGAGTTTCTGTTTTTCCTGTATTCCTTGTGAATAATATCTTATTTGACAGACTTTAAAGTAAGTTGGATGATGTAAGTTACCATTCAGGTCCTGGATTCTGGAGTGACAGAGGCTGTTTTAATGCCCCTATGACTAGAATTAGTATCATCACTCTCCTTGAGGATTTAGTTATGGTTACGATGACCACTTTCGAATGTTTACTTGGAGCATATCAACTATTTGTTCATATATTGCTGGTACATTGTTGATATTCTTAAGAACTTTATTCAGACAGCAGCCAGTATTGTGCTCTATGGCAATCTTTTGCATATCTTGACTTGCCTTTTGGACCAGTCTTTGACCATGAATTTATCGCTAGAGCTGGTGCTGACTGTTACCATTTAGTTACATCTAGTTAATGGTAAAATGTCAGCCTTCGTTGTTCTACCACTCTGCTAAAGCTTTGATACATGGAAGAAGCTCATCTTTCTGATCTGCATTGACCATTGAGAACAGCTGTGTGTgtgatcttcttcttcatcatggCTCAGCTTTCACCTTCTAAGTGTTCTCGTCATGGCAGACAAATGCACTTCTTCAGTGCTCATCTTAGAATTTTAACATACAATCAACATTACAATCACATGATGAGCGCTGAAGAAGTGCATTTGTTTGCCATAAAAGATAAATGGCTGCCAAAATATATGAGCTTTAACTCTATATCTTATTTATGTTTAACGTACACTGGTGTTTTTGCTTTTGTTTCCATGACATTCAGAAGGGGCAAATCATTGAGTTACCACTGCTCGTTTGCTATTAATTGAGTCGGCCCTGCACTTTCTGGATGTTTAAAGGAATGTAGAGTTGCTGCTGTTGAAAGAGTTGGCAGGTTCTACAACATGCCTCTCCTGTGGGTTCCATACTCTTGCCATTGCATTGTAAAACTGTTTTCTAAGTTCAAACAAGATAGACTCTTCAACATCAACAGCTGCAAAATGTGCTTCTATGATCCTATTTTTGTTTGTTATCTTCATATGACCATACTTTGAACTATCTATTTCCATTAGTAGGAAATACAGTTACATGTGCAAAGAGCAGCTCAAATTTTCGGACAATTCTGCTGTGCCAAAAAATTTAACCTTTTACTAATATCTCTAATTTATACCTatatttctaaaaaaaattaaatatttgtatGAGCGCTATACCAATACTTCTAAcagaaaatgttaaaattttggtaAAAGTTAGATATTTGTGTGTGCGCACGGAAGATTTTTCACGTAATGAGTTTCTTTGAAACAAGATCGAGAATTTCCCATTTCTGAAATTACAAATcggtatttaatattttaaataaaaagttacGAAGactgaaaaaaaattatatttaagaatttatagtgattttaacTCAATTATTTAGTTACTTTACCTTAATTTTCATAATAATGTATAACATTTACAGATTTGAATAAagttaaatatttacaaatatttttatcttttgaaGGAAAACATATAACCTCACAATGAATGGCATTTCAAAGATATTGGTTTACAAGATTATGTATTCAGTAAATACAAATAAACACTTGAACAAAGAATAAGAACTTTAACAAGTGTCtacaaattaaatttatatatagaaAGAATAAAGGATGAAATCTTTAAATATTTACTTTTTGATCTTTTGAACTTATATCTTGGTTTGATTTGAATGTTTGGGGACCTTATTTATCTCCTCTAGTTGAATTCTAGCAATTTGATGTAGCTAAAGAGTTATTATACTCGTTGAAACATTAAATACACAAATTATTATAGCATTTCGATATAAAGGATCGATTACTTTGAAAATGACCCTTAAAAAAAACTAGCTATTAAAAATCAGAGAGGATTGATCCTTAGCCCCTCTAAAATTGTCTATGGATACTGACTTGTTAATGGATTAGGAAATTTATTGTTTTGAAGAGGAAATCACTCCCTTAAGAAAAAATTAGCCATTAAAAACCAAAGAGGATGAATCCTTTACCCATCTAGAATTATTTTTTGGATATTGACTTGTGAAAGGATCGGGTAATTGATCCTTTGCTATTTGGATTTGGGCAAAAATATTTGTGAAAGGATCGGGAGATTGATTCAACTATCCAATTTTCAAATGCTAGGTCTGTTCATGGTTGAGTTATCCACTCAAACTCGAAAGTCCACCAAAATTTTGAGAGGATTTGAGCAAAAATATTAAGTttaaaaaatgggcttgggcaaaaaaatcaGTCTCATTTAAAATATGAGTCGAGCTTGAGTTTGAACATTCAAGGCCCAAGCTCGGCTCCGTCCTACTTACTTTtgttaagtttataatattttatattatgttatttttatatattatataaataatagcacataaaattaaatctataatattactataatataaacatttaaaaatattaagataactatatataaaattataataaataaaaataatataaatataattttattttaagaaaaatataaacgAACCTAAATGaatttgtgttaataatttacaaatatagataaatctaaataaattttaaatttgtatttgaaattaaaaaatataaaaattagaataaattaATATCATTCTTAAACTCGTAACACTTTTaccaaatacaaataaataaaaaatagtgTCAGCCCAAAGACAACTCAAACCGAAATACAAATTGTAATGACGACCCAAATAAATCCCACCCTTGGGTAAACGGTAAACCCGTCTCGACCTAATTCTGTCCGAGCAGGTTCAGTCCCTATTTTGTCTTCGGTTataccattattattattttgaatgacAAGAAATTAGCCAGTAACCAGTAGGTACGTATAAACATATTTACGAGTTCCACCTGTTTCTCGCTCTCGTCTTGAAAGACCAGCGCCACCACCACGCTTTTAGCTCTTCCATTGCCATATCGAATCCAATCCGTTCTGATGCTGCGATTTGCATTGCAAAAAGTactctttcttttctccttttccaTGTAAATCATGcgcttttattttcctttttatataattaaaagctACATACTtgtttcattattatttataGATTTCTGGACACTCCACGCAAAGGATTTTTCTTCCTGCAACATCAACGTTGATGAGAGGTTGCTCCTTTGCTACATATGAGGTGATATTTTTGTTTTCAAGTTTTCTTTCGTAACTGGTGCCGAAATCTGTCACCCCCATCACCTGTTTGATTAAATTACGAAATGAGTTTTCAATGtaattcaactttttttttttttaagttagaaCTTTGGTTTCCTTCTCTGCTAATATTTCTAACTTTGAAGACTCTGCTATTCTTTGATGGCTGGTTAATGTCTTCTCCTTATTCAGATTCTCAGCTTCTGAACTTCTCTGTTTTTCTCTTAGTCCAAGTAAAGAACCGGTCTCTGTTTGAGTTACCCTTTTCTGGTTTCATGTAATCcatgtataaaatttataaatatgtttATGTATTTATGCatatattagaaaaataaaagCGGGGGGATACTGGACAGTTAATAACTAGGCCGTCTGATTTGCTCATTTCTTTAACTATGTTTATATAGGTTATTCCAAAAGGACAAGGAAGAGAAGCACACTGTGACCACGTTGTGAAGGTAAGTTCTTTTGTTGATATGTTGTCATTGAGTTGCTCTAACTTTTCAAAAAGTTGAAGCATTTGTCATTTTACTGTTAGTGGTATACTCTAACCAAGTTGATCAACAGAGTTAAATGTTTGAACTTCACTCGCAAAAACTTAAAATAGGGCTAAGTTTGATAGGGTTTTATTCTTCAAATTTGATATTGATTCTAGAAGATAGTGAGCTATTCAATTTGCCTCATATCATTAAAGATAAAATCAAGCTCATATACTTTGTGACAGAGAGATTTGTTATTAAGTCAACAGCTCAATTACATACATGTATGAGCAAGACTTGGCTTCCCTGCACTCCTAGTCAGGATGAGTTTCAATTGGAGGTTCATCATTCTTaatcaaattttataaataaataaacaacaacttttagttaattttatttgataaattgaaaaaaGATAAATATCGAATAACTAAAGCTTGATTCTGCATTTGCTTAAAAAGAGAAGAAGCATGAATCTGCTTTTATTAGGTTTTTGAAGTTGTAATATATTATTTTGTAGTGATTTTACAACTAATGAGATTTTACGCAATAGAAGATGGCACAGAAGGTCCATTAGTAAGACATTGGGATAATGTGGTCTAAAAGTAAAATATTGTTGGTTGaatgaaataaatttatttaaactactaaatattcctaaagttttaatttggaatatTATATTAAGTGGTACTTAAAATGATTAACTAGCTATGTCACTCAAACTCCTGGGAAGTGTTGAATACGATTATGTGTCTGGAATGGGTATACTCAAAAATGTTTTGCAAGTTTTTTTTCGTTCCTGTTATAAATTTGCAAGGTCATACTTACATACAGTGTCTAGGTATATGTTGAATACAGACTCTTTAGGGATTATGAAGAAACAAAGCAGCATAGGTATCTATCACaaatattaattttcaatttGTCATCAAATATCATTTTTCTGTAATTTCCATTTAATCTTTCAAGCCATCCTCTTATCTCTATTTATTTTCCTTCATTTCTCATGTATATCAACTGTTATAAGAATAAATAGCATAGGAACTTTTTTGACTTGCAAAAATAGAATGAAGGGAACATGACAGATCCTTAAAGTTTGAAACATGTTTGAATACGGTGTTCTATGATTGGAAGAAGGGTTAAGCAATTATTTTGAAGTTTTTCATATTTCTTTCTTGTACAAAAAGGGTTTATTTATCTTTTGGACAAGCATGATTTATCAAATATAATAGAGGTTTACACAGATATCGTATCTTATTAATTTGTTAATCTGTTTTCTACATGCTGCTTTATTTTGGATAAGTTATTCAACTTTTTGAGTTGTTTAGTTCATTTTATTTGACTGCCTTAACCGATGTGGGAATTATTTAAGGATCAATGTAATAACCAAGTCGCGAATCTTTATCCCAAGCCAAATGTTGGAGGTCAACAGAAGCTCCAAATTGGGCAGAATGTCTCAAGAAAGGACAAAATTAAGTTTCTTGTCACCACAGTAAGTATAACAGCAtgtcatcttttttttcttttcttttttttttccttggcTTTAATTTTGCATGCTAAACTGGGTtgttaaattactaaaataactcCATCTATGCAGCTTCTTGATCTCAAAGACAGTAAAGAAGCTGTCTACAGTGCTCTTGATGCGTGGGTTGCTTGGGAGCAGAATTTTCCTATTGGACCTCTTAAAAATGTAATCCTTGCTCTTGAGAAGGAGCATCAGTGGCATAGAGTTGTTCAGGTATCAGCAATTACTCTTTCcaatttgtttttttaattttaatcagcTTTCCCTCTCTCTCACTGGATGATTTATTTTTCCTTGTATCGGACGCTACAAAGTCACTTGAACTGGTTAGttgtgattttattttattcgttAAGAGGTGTAATCCCACTTCAACTGGTCGACCTCAAGTCGAGTCTATCTATTGTGAAATGGTTTTAGGTGGATGCTTAGCATTGGTATTGGAGCTTAGGCACGTTCTGTTCTTCTTGTCCAACCCCATGTGAGGTTTACCAACCCTGTGAGGTTGTTCATGTGTCTTCTTTGTTAGCTAGATGTGGGGGGAGGGGGGGAGTCTCAAGTACTGTTCATCTATTAAGTGTTGGGTTTCCTATGGTCTTATATTTAAGTTGGGGTCTTTTTGCCTATTTCCAATTGGTTTTTGCTTAGATGCTTAACAATTATATTTCAAGTTAAGAAAGAAGATACCATCCAGGTTACTTGGGGCTCTGGAATCAATAAGTGAATTAGTAGTAAGAAGAGCATATTTTTCTTGGCATTTGGCTCTTTTGTTTCTTGATGTAGGTTAGGGCAAGAACTGCAAACGATAATAGATGTTTATTATTGAGAATTGTTTTTCATTTTAACAGGAATAGATGTTTCTACCCACTGTACCACATGTTTAACTTTACAGTTTCACTTTTATCAGAATAGTTTGATTAGGGCTCTTCATTCAGTATTTGCCTTCCTCACTTTTTACACAAGGGGGAGGGAGGATTCAATCTTGGACCTCAAACCTCTTAAAGAGGGTAACAACCTCTATACCAAGCTTGACTTGCTGCCTTCCCCACATTACAAGTACTTCTTTTTCTCTACTTGCTGCTTTTTTAAagaataaatacataaataattattatactTGTAAAAGACAAGGTAAATTAAATTTTGCAAATTGCATATTATAATACCTCCTGCATCAAATATAATGAGTCATGTCAAGTGAACTCTTTGGATATGAATTCAAGTTCAACAACTATTGTTCCCTCTTAGGTTGTTAAATGGATGCTAAGCAAGGGGCAGGGAAACACAATGGGAACATATGGACAACTATTACGAGCTTTAGATATGGATAATAGAGCAGATGAAGCTCATCAATTTTGGGTGAAGAAAGTTAGTGCTGATCTACATTCAGTGCCTTGGCAGTTATGCGGCCTCATGATATCAGTATACTATCGAAACAACATGCTGGAGAATCTTGTGAAGGTATGTTTTTGTTCCCTAGCTATCAACTATATGCATATTAAAAAGTTAGTGCTTAATATTGTACAGGTGGTTTTCAGATCTTTGACAGGTTTtcgttttattttttttctctcgAGCTTTACTTAATTAAAAGTTCAGCTTATTCTTATTTTCTCATAACTAACTAGTTTTTCCAATATTTTGTGTTggtctatttttaattgttatCATAAAGCTTTTCAAAGGCTTGGAAGCTTTTGGTCGCAAGCCTACAGACAAATCAATAGTTCAAAGGGTAGCAGATGCATATGAGATGTTAGGTTTACTTGAAGAGAAAGAAAGGGTTCTTGAAAAATACAAAGATGTTTGTACCAAAATAGAGAAAGGTCATAAGAAATCTAAGCAGACTTCATTGAAGAAAAAGAAGGATTCTGGTTAGATTCTGAATCTCGTCCCACTCAATTAACCACTTGCAGAGTAGAATTTTGTATTTTAGGAGGATGAAGGGTTGTACCATTTTCACCTAGGACAATGTAGCAAACACCGTTAGGCATTGAATATGAGGAATTTATTAGTTTTTGTTGTTTTATTGTCAAGTTTAATACTTCCAGATTTGATGAGAGAGTCTAGGGGTGTAACTGAGACACTAGTATTCCCAAGCTACTTGAGTTCGACTCGAAAAAGTTCGAGTTCAATTCAGTAATTATCGAGCCGAGTTCTAGCTCAAGCTATCGAACGAGCCGAATTCGAGCTTAGTAATACTTGACTCGAACGGCTCATGagcattttcagaatttttatatttttatattattaaattacgtTATTGtccttaatatatattattaacccaAAGTTTAATTATTGAGTCGAACTTGAGCTCGAGTAGCTCGATTATATCTTAAGCTGAGCTCGAGCTGAAAATAGATGTTTGACCGAGCTCGATTTGAGTATTGAGCTCCGAATTTCGAGTCGAGCTCAAGCTTGGCAGTATATGGGCTCGATTCTGCTCAATTACACCCCTATGAGAGACTAAACTTCAACATGTATGCATTGTAAGATAAAaatggtaaaagtaccatggaggctcTTATACTAaaagtcagattgcattttgtccCATTTACTAAAAAAAGGGCAAATTAATTCCTGtatgttagattaaagagcaaactggtccttctactattaaaaattgatCCCTATACGTCAGAATGAGGTACATGTAGCACACTAGTGAAACTGTCAAATTATTCTGTCAACCACATCAGTTTTTAAcagaagaaattgatgaaattttgaaccGAAAGGACTAGTTTGCTCTTTGATTAGCATATAAtgactaatttacctatttttttaaattaatatgacAAAATACAATTTGACTCTTAGTACAGAGGCCTCCATGATACTTCTATTGATAATAAATATTTCTTTGACCCTGCTGGTTTCGGTGGTTTTCAGGACGGGGAAGACCTAGACAGAGACAGACATCGACTTCAAATAACCTTGTCAGCACCATGGATGGCCCAGAATTAGTGAGATGAGGATGGGTTTTGCTTCCCATATTGGAACTGGTAAATTTATTTCGTCAGCTATTATAATAGTACTTTGGACGACAACAGGCTCCAAAGTTTTCATCGGTTGGAAAATCATTGTGTGAATACATCCGTTGGTTCAGAAATACCACTGCGTATCATCTGAATTAAGAGTGCATTATCATTCTCAACCTCTACATTTCGGTAACCTCTATCCCACGCTAATTGGAGCCCTTCCAATAACGAGCGAGCTTCAGCTTGGAATATCGAAACATCACAAACTTCTTAGCAAATCCCAAAATCCATTCCCCAGCAGAGTTCCGCAGGAGACCTCCTACTGCTGCAATATTTATATCCAAATCGACCAATCCATCCGAATTTAATTTAACCCAATTATCCTTCGGTGCTGTCCACTGCATACTATCATCACTCATCATCTCAATTTTCCTGTTAGCCAACGTATCATTGTACAATCGCGCCCAAGATAAGGCAGTCCGCATCAATTCCTTAGAATCGCGTTGGATGATAGTCAACAGAGAATTGGCCTAAAATCTTTCTATGCTTGAACTCCTTTGGTATCTAGTGATTGTCAAACATTATTGTAAATTATGTATTTCTATTGATATATTAATTACTGATCAAGAGTTTTGatcttattttcatttttatttctttaggGTTTTTTTCAATATCTATTTAGAGTTACGCTATATTAAATCTTGTTATACATTAATAAAAAAGGTATACACATTTTTCCCTTTTGATAATTGAGGATAGTGTAAGAATATTAAAGATTGAACCAGTCGTTTTAATGATACAGAAATTCGTACTTGAGGATAATGTAAGGATATTAGGATTGAATCAAAGTTCTTTTTCTATTAATACAAAGATaatacaattacacattcttCATGGGTTTAAAATATGAGTACAAATACATGTTCAATCAATTATAATGTAAAATCTAATTAATACAATGCACAACCGgtaaaaaatccaaagacaaactAATATTTAAGCTTAAGTACTAAAAAAACcttgcaaaataattaaaaaagttaATTGGATCCCTAGTTGAAACGTGCAATCAGTTAAGCGTTTGTAATATTATTTTCCGTCAAAACCTCTTATGGGTCGTTAAGTAGAGACGTGACAATTGATGTGACAATTGACATGAAAAAATGATGATGTGTGTACTGATGTGGCATTTGATAAGTAAAATTACTGGCATggaaaacttaattaatttttaattattttataaaggcagaatatataaaaaagttttaaaagtaacaaaatgataaaattattaaaaaatataaaaatattaaattttataaaaggaataataattttataatatttataataccTAATCATTTATAATAActtctataatttttatatttcctattttataatatttaatacttttaatagAAAATTACTACTCATTTTTGTTTTTCCTCACATGTTATCCTACATTATACCTCAATCCATCTTTATAAACTTCCCTCACATCACCTACCCAAACCATTACAAACTTATTATCTCTCATATCCTTCATCTGCATCTCATACAAGTTTAATCACTATCACACTTTAAGCTCTCCATTAAAACCAAATCCAAACCTTCAAAACACaagaaatttctataattttcttatatatattttattatttttataacttttaatacttttattaactttttataaattttatgtacAACTTTCAATAacttttttatagtttttatatatttttgaaaaattctataatttctaaatttatttatagtatttatataatattttcatatttttataacattttataatatttaaaaatatcttataatattgtataattttataaattttctttGTAATGATTTATTTTGAGGATGTATTCTTTGAAAAATATTTGGTACACAACTAGTGGGGTTTTTAAACTTCATAAGTAGAGTTAGAGGGTTGACAAGTGTTCTATAAATGTATAGTGAAATATTAGAAACaaacatatttcaaaattttaaagttgcttgtgaaataaaaaaatattatgccAGTGCACCAATTATTCatccaaaatatatatttatttaacataaaacaaatttataatataatttaataataattaaaatatttttataactaat from Gossypium arboreum isolate Shixiya-1 chromosome 9, ASM2569848v2, whole genome shotgun sequence includes the following:
- the LOC108454474 gene encoding pentatricopeptide repeat-containing protein At4g18975, chloroplastic, which produces MLRFALQKISGHSTQRIFLPATSTLMRGCSFATYEVIPKGQGREAHCDHVVKDQCNNQVANLYPKPNVGGQQKLQIGQNVSRKDKIKFLVTTLLDLKDSKEAVYSALDAWVAWEQNFPIGPLKNVILALEKEHQWHRVVQVVKWMLSKGQGNTMGTYGQLLRALDMDNRADEAHQFWVKKVSADLHSVPWQLCGLMISVYYRNNMLENLVKLFKGLEAFGRKPTDKSIVQRVADAYEMLGLLEEKERVLEKYKDVCTKIEKGHKKSKQTSLKKKKDSGRGRPRQRQTSTSNNLVSTMDGPELVR